The nucleotide window TAAGTTGATAGCCTCAACTTCGATACCGAGGGGCCCAAGTCGCAGCTCGGCAGCTTTGAGCGCCGCATCAACGGTCTCGTTACGCTTTTTATCGTCACGAAACTCGACGGTCCTCAGGCGGTTCATGCAGGTACGGATCTCTGAGCGTACCACAGAGATAACAAGCAGGCGCACATCGCTCTGATCTGTAGCGACCTCCTGTACAAGCTTTGTGAGCGCCTCTGGATCAGGCTTAATACGGTAACGAACGGTCAACTTAAGGGCCGCTTCATTGCCGTCACGGGCGCGGGTATACACATCCTCGTCTTGAACGAGCTGCATAGATCCGCCGCCATTCGCCATACCGCGCCCCCAACTTAGGTACTGCGGTGCAGTGTCAAAGCGATAGATCTTCTCCCAGGGCAGCACCACCACCGTCTGAAGGGGGAGCGCGATACTGCCCGGCCCTCCAACTCCACCACCCAGAAAGGTCGGCAGGGTACGAAAACGCACGCCGTACTCGGTTGTTCCCATGTGCTGCAAGCCGGTATCACACGCACTGAGCGTTGCTAATATAAATGTTAGGATCGATACGGATATCTTACGGCTGCGCATCGTTATTCCCATCCTTCTCAAGTTTAGCAGGGTTTGCGCCCGACAACTTTTTTACCCAACCATCAAAATCATAGGGGTCGACGTTGGCCACAACACCCCCCTTAAGCGATGCCAGGCTCTGCGCTAACTGGAGCGCCACATAAACATCACTCCCGACCTTTGAGAGCACCTCGTTACGCATTCGATCGTTAGTGGCTTTGGCCTTTGCAATTAGCAACGTACCTTGCGCAATTTTTTCACGCCGGTAGAGATCTCCCTCCGAGCGAATTTTTTCTGCCTCGCTAATTCCCTGTTTATCAAGGTTCTGAATCGCTACGACTCCGTTCGTTTCAACCTTATTTACGTCGCGCTGCGCTTCTGCAAATTCGCCCCCTACCTTATTATATGCTGACTCTAGCTCCTGGAGGTTCTTTTTGAAGATGGCCTGATCGATCTCAGCACGGTAGGTGTAGCGACGCAATAATACGGCGTCGATCCGGACACCGAGGGGCGCCAGACGCTCACGTAGCTGTTGCTCTGTGTAAACCATACGGGCATCACGTGTCTTAGGGTCGTAGAACTCAACGGTGGATAACGCACTTAACGCACGCTTAAGCTCATTCTCTGCAACCTGCGAAATGTATCTGCCCCACTGCGCCTCGGTAGCTCCCACCTGATTAATTAGCTCAGCAGCCCCACCATGAGAGAGACCAGCTGTCTTGCCAGCCTTTGAAAAGAAGCGGTAGAGCACCGCAGCATCGATATCGACCGTGGTTCCATCAACCGTTGGGATATCTAGCGAGCCGAAGCTATTCTGATTGGCACGGGTATCGCGATCAAAGTCGAGGATCTTAATACTTTGCGGCACCTGATAGATCGTAGAGTAGCCTGGAATAGTCCAGTGAAAGCCGGGGTCGAGGGGCTGAGTTCCCAAACCCTGCCCTGGACCAAAAGCTACCTTTCTAACTCCTACGTATCCTATAGGAACTACCGTGCCGAAGATAAAGGCCACCCCCCCGAGCGCCACGGCCAGGATCAGGATAAGAAAAAGCAGGGATGTTAGAGCTCTTCCGCTCTCGAGATGGTGAGACTTCATATCACCAACATAATATCCGGTACCACGACTTTCGGCTACTCACAAAGCGTTGCAAGAAGCCTAGCGCCTACAACACCCCGTTCAATCCCTCTGCGAGCTTTATGAACGGCTTAGGATTCTTCGGGCGCCCATTATGGAGCACCTCATAGTGCAGGTGCGGCCCAGTTGAGCGCCCAGAGGAGCCTGAAAGTGCTATACGTTGACCACGGTCAACCTCCTGCCCAACCTTAACCATGGCCTTAGTAAGATGGGCGTAGCGGGTCACAATATCCTGCGTGTGCTGAACATCTATCACCCACCCGTAGTTACGGTGATACAGAACGCTTTTAACAACTCCGGCACCGGTTGCAACAACAGCTCCCCCCCTACTGAGGGAGATATCTATCCCCTCGTGAAACGAAGATTGATGCGAAAATGGTGAGGTACGGTATCCAAATCCAGAGCTTAATCGACCCACCACTGGGGAGCCGATCGGCAGGGCCTCCATCGCTAGGAGATAAAAATCGAGAGAACGAAGCAATGCCTGCTCATCATCCTGCAGCCGCTCTCTCTTGATTGGGGACCTTTCTGAACGAGAATTCCTAGGCACGACTAGCATCGCCGGAGAGAGCATCGCCCGCGCGCTATCATTATCTACAGATAATGAGATCTCCTTCTTACGGGCGGCCGTCGCCCTCCTGCTACTCCTCAGATGCGGGGAATTAAGTAGCGCCCTTAGCGAGCTCTCAACAGCATCGACTGCAGGCTGAGAACCGCCCCGTTTATTATTCACAGCTACCTGCTTCCCTGTATCTCCCTGCTGAGGGTTATTGGGAGACGCCCCGTTAAGAAGGCTAAGCGCCGTTGAATCTTCCAGAACCTTATGTAGATCTTTAAGCTTGGCTTTAACGCTCTCTTGATACTCGACCTTACGCACGTACTCCCGTTGCAGGGTCGCCATCTTCTGTTCAAGGCGCTGATTGGTTACGCTAAGCTCGTCCCGCTCTCCGGTTAATCGGTACACCAGG belongs to Pseudomonadota bacterium and includes:
- a CDS encoding M23 family metallopeptidase; the encoded protein is MEALPIGSPVVGRLSSGFGYRTSPFSHQSSFHEGIDISLSRGGAVVATGAGVVKSVLYHRNYGWVIDVQHTQDIVTRYAHLTKAMVKVGQEVDRGQRIALSGSSGRSTGPHLHYEVLHNGRPKNPKPFIKLAEGLNGVL
- a CDS encoding SPFH domain-containing protein, giving the protein MKSHHLESGRALTSLLFLILILAVALGGVAFIFGTVVPIGYVGVRKVAFGPGQGLGTQPLDPGFHWTIPGYSTIYQVPQSIKILDFDRDTRANQNSFGSLDIPTVDGTTVDIDAAVLYRFFSKAGKTAGLSHGGAAELINQVGATEAQWGRYISQVAENELKRALSALSTVEFYDPKTRDARMVYTEQQLRERLAPLGVRIDAVLLRRYTYRAEIDQAIFKKNLQELESAYNKVGGEFAEAQRDVNKVETNGVVAIQNLDKQGISEAEKIRSEGDLYRREKIAQGTLLIAKAKATNDRMRNEVLSKVGSDVYVALQLAQSLASLKGGVVANVDPYDFDGWVKKLSGANPAKLEKDGNNDAQP
- a CDS encoding SPFH domain-containing protein is translated as MRSRKISVSILTFILATLSACDTGLQHMGTTEYGVRFRTLPTFLGGGVGGPGSIALPLQTVVVLPWEKIYRFDTAPQYLSWGRGMANGGGSMQLVQDEDVYTRARDGNEAALKLTVRYRIKPDPEALTKLVQEVATDQSDVRLLVISVVRSEIRTCMNRLRTVEFRDDKKRNETVDAALKAAELRLGPLGIEVEAINLKQYRFVRLLPDGKEDTSYQDRLREIQEMEQDIQGERTRIETVRAKKQKEFAEAESAFNARIAEAKGYKEQSAYQGDSYFTARSNEAKAVTAEGNAEVEGLRQQIAALSGQGGQAMLRLEVAKQLAKGNPRFIALGQGRSGGGAAELGLSKIDLNQVLQQLGVVEGLYGEPQRAQTGAAIDKTNGERDDR